The sequence below is a genomic window from Burkholderia contaminans.
TTCACGAAATTCGTGATCGTGGCCGCCTGCGACTTCGTGTCGGGGCTGATCGTCAGCGTCTGCGTATCGGTTGCGCTGACCGCAGCCGCCGACAAGTTCAGCGTGACGCCGTTCAGCACGCCCGACACCGTGTTGCTCGCGCTGGTCGACGCGATGCCGCTGACCGTGAACTTCGCGTCCTGCGCGGCGGCGCTTTGCCGCCACGCGGCCGCGCCGTTCGCCGAATCGATCTTCGACGGGCCGCCCGTCGTGTCGGCCGTCGACGTGACGCCGAGGTTCGACAGTCCGTTGTCGTTGGCCACGTTGCCGACCGCGACGCTGATGGTGCTCGCCGAGCCCGTCTTCGACGACGCGAGCACGAGGTGCGCGCCGTCGGTGCCGTTGATGACCGTCGCGCTGATCCCCGGGTTGTTCGCCGCGGAGTTGATCGCGGCCGCGATGCCTGACAGCGTGTTGTTCGTGCCGTTGACGTCAACCTTGAACGACTGGTTGCCGAGCGACAGCGTCAGTGTGCCGGTGCCGAGCGGCTTCTTCCCGTCGACGCCCGACGAAGCCAGCGCCTGCGCGGTCGCGATCTGCGTGACGCCGACCGTGTAGGTGCCGGCAACCGCGCCTGCACTCGGCGTTGCGGTCAGGCCCTTGCCGCTCGCGACCGCGGTGAACGTCGACTGCAGCCCGCCGTTCGCCAGCGTGGCGAGGCCCGCCTCGAGCGCGCCCAGCGCGGACGACAGCGCGCCGAATGCGGAAATCTGCGTGGTGCCGGTCTGCTGCGACGCGGCGAGCGCCGCGGCCCGGCCTGCCGTCTTTGCGTTCACCAGCGTCGTGACGAGCAAGCCGACATCCATCGACGCATTGCCGGTCGAGCCGTTGATGATCGATTGCGCCGCCTGTTGCAACAGGCTGTTCGTGTTCGCGCTGCTGTTCACAGGCGTGTTCGTTGTCATGGGTGGTCTCCGGTTGAAAGGCGATCCCGTGACGAGCGTGTCGACGGCCTGCGGCGATGCGCCTGCGGGCCGTGTCCGGAGCGACGCGTTCCGGGAGTCACGGGAGTGTCGGGAAAACGTAAGGTCGTGCGCTATCGTATATTTAAATCTGCACTAGTTAGTAATTTTTTGTAATGATTGTTGGGAAAAGTGTGGTTGGAAATGCGATGGTGGAGTGCGGATTAAAGGATTGAGATTTTTTGCCGTAAACACATCGTTTTGATTGTATTTATTGATGGATTTTTACTGGAATTTAAAACCTGCAGAGAGCGTGAATGTTTGATGAGTTTTTTCGCTTGCTCTGCTAAACACTGGATCGGTCGGCAGTGTGCGGAAAGTGTTCTTCTTTGCTGCCATCGGGTTGAAATCCTTGCCCACTGGACTACCTTCGCCGCGGATGACGTCAACCCGCTTGCCCGTGAAACGATTTCGTTTGCCAATACGCATTTCCAGTCCAGACGTCTTTTCCCGGAACAGGGGGCTTCGCAGATTGGAAAGAAAGTCGAGTGTTAAACTTAATTCACATATGGCAGGCTTGTACACATAACATATCGTCGAATGGCGATCGAGATACT
It includes:
- the fliD gene encoding flagellar filament capping protein FliD gives rise to the protein MTTNTPVNSSANTNSLLQQAAQSIINGSTGNASMDVGLLVTTLVNAKTAGRAAALAASQQTGTTQISAFGALSSALGALEAGLATLANGGLQSTFTAVASGKGLTATPSAGAVAGTYTVGVTQIATAQALASSGVDGKKPLGTGTLTLSLGNQSFKVDVNGTNNTLSGIAAAINSAANNPGISATVINGTDGAHLVLASSKTGSASTISVAVGNVANDNGLSNLGVTSTADTTGGPSKIDSANGAAAWRQSAAAQDAKFTVSGIASTSASNTVSGVLNGVTLNLSAAAVSATDTQTLTISPDTKSQAATITNFVNLYNAVVKTMGALSSYTPGASTQGTLIGDSTLHTIRNALASIVARGVPNKDGNGHTNLAAIGVSLEKDGTLRADSAKLDIALTGNPSGVAHLFNSTNGMGKQLTDKIATFTKSGGMIDLRTNALGADLKRVTQQQTNLADYAAQLTKQYQAQFTALNALMAKMNSNTQYLTRLFGGANSSGTLANK